The Temnothorax longispinosus isolate EJ_2023e chromosome 12, Tlon_JGU_v1, whole genome shotgun sequence genome includes a window with the following:
- the Rint1 gene encoding RAD50-interacting protein 1 isoform X1, whose amino-acid sequence MDIKQKIIQKFNEHLGSNLKNLEGIYDFQERLKAEKDEIEKSLSMASTTAPSKVKAVVENVECVSCEVKQLQKTCLDLSKMIEETFSENDKNLELQEVIDKIGQLDKSLSYLFFIRYIENISDEIETFLLSGDDQSIIILYTSLTNISCQLQTSVCHHLVSYVHETLHFWHNLIKEKLSKEYNDLLKTLKWPFCGTNATLLNVPLLETMTRFKILIEYLFHLQLPEAMIKPVVTSVLLTDFAPVSLPIAFLVRPLRQRFIYHFTGAKLTNRQDKPEWFFTQILTWIKDHVQWVQKNIQPVADSGGFGHLDIKAEFMRALVQLAVEKLHSELPLVQYDDTLFAHLVDEALGFERELRETLLYPQSQPATIFVLTQAHIFVKWINMEKKYATEKMDAILSSNTAWERLTGPDIDDMKVTECADAFLTLLTTISDRYKHLPQPGHRLQFLDLQLELVDDWRVRLLQLLHENYEDPLTSLMPYILNTLHYVATVLEEWGVTVHFLQLHFFKKQFEAVENAIDRGSDVNENTGEIEGTVFDEAVVLLRRLEKQLINEISDSVALDVKAKSRAYRTDKWFAMQSSKEVASLSVTPSGCPMFQELATRLHTLHSVLALPLFNQAWKNLAAQFDQVCKIKIKGNRLLFTYNNLYLLLKSFFSQFLFEEVVLVNHFNSGGAEQLQYDILRNLFPLFGLYIDKPESYFPLIKEACILLNVLTGSVILLEEALNNNDKNASTEILADVGVHKMPTKLALKVIATRTDIIHI is encoded by the exons ATggatataaaacaaaaaatcatacaaAAATTCAACGAACACTTGGGATcgaatttgaaaaatcttgaaGGAATTTATGATTTCCAAGAGCGTCTCAAAGCGGAGAAGGATGAGATTGAAAAATCA CTGTCAATGGCATCAACCACTGCTCCTTCCAAGGTAAAAGCAGTAGTTGAGAATGTAGAATGTGTCAGTTGTGAAGTCAAGCAGTTACAAAAAACTTGTTTAGATCTGAGTAAGATGATTGAGGAGACGTTTAGTGAAAACGACAAAAATTTAGAGCTACAAGAAGTTATTGACAAGATAGGGCAGCTTGACAAATCGTTATcctatttattctttataagatatatagaaaatattag tGATGAGATAGAGACATTTTTGTTATCTGGTGATGATCAGtctataataattctatatacgAGCTTGACAAACATCAGTTGCCAATTGCAAACATCTGTGTGTCATCACCTGGTCAGTTATGTCCATGAGACCTTACACTTTTGGCATAATCTAATCAAGGAAAAATTATCAAA GGAGTACAATGATTTATTGAAGACGTTGAAATGGCCTTTTTGTGGAACCAATGCCACTTTATTGAACGTACCTTTGCTAGAGACAATGACAAGATTTAAGATACTCATTGAATATCTCTTTCATCTGCAGTTACC AGAAGCAATGATAAAACCTGTAGTAACATCTGTGCTGTTAACAGACTTTGCACCAGTTAGTTTGCCAATCGCCTTTTTAGTACGTCCTCTCCGACAAAGATTCATTTATCATTTCACAGGAGCTAAATTGACAAACCGTCAAGATAAGCCAGAATGGTTCTTTACACAGATTTTAACATGGATCAAAGACCATGTTCAGTGGGTACAAAAGAACATTCAACCTGTAGCGGATTCTGGAGGTTTTGGACACTTAGATATTAAG GCTGAATTTATGCGCGCTCTAGTTCAGTTAGCCGTTGAGAAACTTCATTCCGAATTGCCCTTAGTGCAGTATGATGACACTCTATTTGCGCATTTGGTAGACGAAGCTTTAGGATTTGAAAGAGAGCTACGAGAGACTCTGTTATATCCGCAATCTCAGCCAGCTACCATTTTCGTTCTTACGCAAGCccatatttttgtaaaatggaTAAATATGGAGAAGAAAT ACGCGACTGAAAAAATGGATGCAATATTAAGTTCGAATACAGCGTGGGAAAGACTGACGGGTCCTGATATAGATGACATGAAAGTCACTGAATGCGCAGATGCCTTTCTCACACTGCTCACCACGATTTCTGATAGATATAAACATTTGCCACAGCCTGGACATAG ATTACAGTTTCTCGACTTGCAATTAGAATTGGTTGACGATTGGCGAGTACGATTGTTACAATTGCTACATGAAAATTATGAAGATCCATTAACGTCGCTTATGCCATATATTCTCAATACATTACATTATGTCGCAACCGTTTTGGAAGAATGGGGCGTGACTGTT CACTTCTTGCAGCTGCATTTCTTCAAGAAGCAATTCGAAGCTGTGGAAAATGCTATTGACAGAGGCAGCGACGTTAACGAGAACACCGGAGAAATAGAGGGAACTGTATTTGACGAGGCTGTAGTTCTCTTACGACGATTAGAGAAGCAACTGATAAATGAAATCAGCGATTCAGTTGCTTTAGATGTAAAGGCAAAAAGTAGAGCTTACAGGACGGATAA ATGGTTTGCGATGCAGTCTTCAAAAGAAGTTGCTTCATTATCAGTAACACCGAGTGGTTGTCCCATGTTCCAAGAACTAGCTACGCGTCTTCATACATTGCACAGTGTTCTTGCATTGCCGTTGTTTAATCAAGCTTGGAAGAATTTAGCCGCTCAATTTGATCAagtatgcaaaataaaaatcaaaggAAATAGATTGCTATTCAcctataataatttgtatcttCTTCTCAAATCCTTCTTTTCGCAGTTTCTCTTCGAAGAAGTTGTACTTGTAAATCATTTCAATAGCGGCGGTGCCGAACAATTACAATACGATATTTTGAGGAACTTATTTCCATTATTTGGTTTGTACATTGACAAACCAGAATCGTACTTTCCTTT AATCAAGGAAGCATGTATACTTTTAAATGTCTTGACGGGTTCAGTAATATTGCTTGAAGAAGCGctaaataataatgacaaaaatGCATCGACAGAGATCTTAGCGGATGTTGGAGTACACAAAATGCCTACTAAACTTGCTCTAAAAGTAATAGCGACAAGGACAGACATTATCCATATATAA
- the Shrb gene encoding charged multivesicular body protein 4, whose amino-acid sequence MSFFSKVFGGKKDPAAPSTAEAIQKLRETEDMLIKKQEFLESKIDNEVLIAKKNASKNKRAAIQALKRKKRYEKQLQQIDGTLSTIEMQREALESANTNTAVLTTMKGAADAMKAAHQHMDVDQVHDMMDDIAEQQDVAREISDAISNPVAFGQDADEDELEKELEELQQEQLDKELLGIDTTTDELPAVPTSVPVAPSKIRTKAKPEEDDDLKELEAWAS is encoded by the exons ATGAGCTTCTTCAGCAAGGTGTTCGGCGGCAAGAAGGATCCGGCTGCTCCCTCGACGGCCGAGGCGATTCAGAAATTACGCGAAACGGAGGATATGTTGATAAAGAAGCAGGAGTTCTTAGAGAGCAAAATAGACAATGAAGTGTTAATAGCGAAGAAGAATGCGTCGAAGAACAAGCGAG cTGCCATTCAAGCactgaaaagaaagaaacgataTGAAAAGCAGTTACAGCAAATTGATGGCACACTGTCCACGATTGAAATGCAAAGAGAAGCACTGGAGAGTGCAAATACAAATACCGCTGTTCTTACTACCATGAAGGGTGCCGCAGATGCGATGAAGGCTGCGCATCAACATAT GGATGTCGACCAAGTACACGATATGATGGATGATATAGCAGAGCAACAAGATGTGGCTAGAGAAATTTCAGATGCCATATCTAACCCAGTAGCATTTGGCCAGGATGCTGATGAGGACGAGTTAGAAAAGGAGCTAGAGGAACTTCAACAAGAACAGCTTGATAAAGAATTACTTGGTATTGATACAACGACAGATGAACTACCAGCAGTACCAACTTCAGTTCCTGTTGCGCCAAGCAAAATTCGCACAA aagcTAAACCGGAAGAGGACGACGACTTGAAAGAGTTAGAGGCATGGGCATCGTAA
- the Rint1 gene encoding RAD50-interacting protein 1 isoform X3: MIEETFSENDKNLELQEVIDKIGQLDKSLSYLFFIRYIENISDEIETFLLSGDDQSIIILYTSLTNISCQLQTSVCHHLVSYVHETLHFWHNLIKEKLSKEYNDLLKTLKWPFCGTNATLLNVPLLETMTRFKILIEYLFHLQLPEAMIKPVVTSVLLTDFAPVSLPIAFLVRPLRQRFIYHFTGAKLTNRQDKPEWFFTQILTWIKDHVQWVQKNIQPVADSGGFGHLDIKAEFMRALVQLAVEKLHSELPLVQYDDTLFAHLVDEALGFERELRETLLYPQSQPATIFVLTQAHIFVKWINMEKKYATEKMDAILSSNTAWERLTGPDIDDMKVTECADAFLTLLTTISDRYKHLPQPGHRLQFLDLQLELVDDWRVRLLQLLHENYEDPLTSLMPYILNTLHYVATVLEEWGVTVHFLQLHFFKKQFEAVENAIDRGSDVNENTGEIEGTVFDEAVVLLRRLEKQLINEISDSVALDVKAKSRAYRTDKWFAMQSSKEVASLSVTPSGCPMFQELATRLHTLHSVLALPLFNQAWKNLAAQFDQVCKIKIKGNRLLFTYNNLYLLLKSFFSQFLFEEVVLVNHFNSGGAEQLQYDILRNLFPLFGLYIDKPESYFPLIKEACILLNVLTGSVILLEEALNNNDKNASTEILADVGVHKMPTKLALKVIATRTDIIHI; the protein is encoded by the exons ATGATTGAGGAGACGTTTAGTGAAAACGACAAAAATTTAGAGCTACAAGAAGTTATTGACAAGATAGGGCAGCTTGACAAATCGTTATcctatttattctttataagatatatagaaaatattag tGATGAGATAGAGACATTTTTGTTATCTGGTGATGATCAGtctataataattctatatacgAGCTTGACAAACATCAGTTGCCAATTGCAAACATCTGTGTGTCATCACCTGGTCAGTTATGTCCATGAGACCTTACACTTTTGGCATAATCTAATCAAGGAAAAATTATCAAA GGAGTACAATGATTTATTGAAGACGTTGAAATGGCCTTTTTGTGGAACCAATGCCACTTTATTGAACGTACCTTTGCTAGAGACAATGACAAGATTTAAGATACTCATTGAATATCTCTTTCATCTGCAGTTACC AGAAGCAATGATAAAACCTGTAGTAACATCTGTGCTGTTAACAGACTTTGCACCAGTTAGTTTGCCAATCGCCTTTTTAGTACGTCCTCTCCGACAAAGATTCATTTATCATTTCACAGGAGCTAAATTGACAAACCGTCAAGATAAGCCAGAATGGTTCTTTACACAGATTTTAACATGGATCAAAGACCATGTTCAGTGGGTACAAAAGAACATTCAACCTGTAGCGGATTCTGGAGGTTTTGGACACTTAGATATTAAG GCTGAATTTATGCGCGCTCTAGTTCAGTTAGCCGTTGAGAAACTTCATTCCGAATTGCCCTTAGTGCAGTATGATGACACTCTATTTGCGCATTTGGTAGACGAAGCTTTAGGATTTGAAAGAGAGCTACGAGAGACTCTGTTATATCCGCAATCTCAGCCAGCTACCATTTTCGTTCTTACGCAAGCccatatttttgtaaaatggaTAAATATGGAGAAGAAAT ACGCGACTGAAAAAATGGATGCAATATTAAGTTCGAATACAGCGTGGGAAAGACTGACGGGTCCTGATATAGATGACATGAAAGTCACTGAATGCGCAGATGCCTTTCTCACACTGCTCACCACGATTTCTGATAGATATAAACATTTGCCACAGCCTGGACATAG ATTACAGTTTCTCGACTTGCAATTAGAATTGGTTGACGATTGGCGAGTACGATTGTTACAATTGCTACATGAAAATTATGAAGATCCATTAACGTCGCTTATGCCATATATTCTCAATACATTACATTATGTCGCAACCGTTTTGGAAGAATGGGGCGTGACTGTT CACTTCTTGCAGCTGCATTTCTTCAAGAAGCAATTCGAAGCTGTGGAAAATGCTATTGACAGAGGCAGCGACGTTAACGAGAACACCGGAGAAATAGAGGGAACTGTATTTGACGAGGCTGTAGTTCTCTTACGACGATTAGAGAAGCAACTGATAAATGAAATCAGCGATTCAGTTGCTTTAGATGTAAAGGCAAAAAGTAGAGCTTACAGGACGGATAA ATGGTTTGCGATGCAGTCTTCAAAAGAAGTTGCTTCATTATCAGTAACACCGAGTGGTTGTCCCATGTTCCAAGAACTAGCTACGCGTCTTCATACATTGCACAGTGTTCTTGCATTGCCGTTGTTTAATCAAGCTTGGAAGAATTTAGCCGCTCAATTTGATCAagtatgcaaaataaaaatcaaaggAAATAGATTGCTATTCAcctataataatttgtatcttCTTCTCAAATCCTTCTTTTCGCAGTTTCTCTTCGAAGAAGTTGTACTTGTAAATCATTTCAATAGCGGCGGTGCCGAACAATTACAATACGATATTTTGAGGAACTTATTTCCATTATTTGGTTTGTACATTGACAAACCAGAATCGTACTTTCCTTT AATCAAGGAAGCATGTATACTTTTAAATGTCTTGACGGGTTCAGTAATATTGCTTGAAGAAGCGctaaataataatgacaaaaatGCATCGACAGAGATCTTAGCGGATGTTGGAGTACACAAAATGCCTACTAAACTTGCTCTAAAAGTAATAGCGACAAGGACAGACATTATCCATATATAA
- the Rint1 gene encoding RAD50-interacting protein 1 isoform X2 has translation MDIKQKIIQKFNEHLGSNLKNLEGIYDFQERLKAEKDEIEKSLSMASTTAPSKVKAVVENVECVSCEVKQLQKTCLDLSKMIEETFSENDKNLELQEVIDKIGQLDKSLSYLFFIRYIENISDEIETFLLSGDDQSIIILYTSLTNISCQLQTSVCHHLVSYVHETLHFWHNLIKEKLSKEYNDLLKTLKWPFCGTNATLLNVPLLETMTRFKILIEYLFHLQLPEAMIKPVVTSVLLTDFAPVSLPIAFLVRPLRQRFIYHFTGAKLTNRQDKPEWFFTQILTWIKDHVQWVQKNIQPVADSGGFGHLDIKAEFMRALVQLAVEKLHSELPLVQYDDTLFAHLVDEALGFERELRETLLYPQSQPATIFVLTQAHIFVKWINMEKKYATEKMDAILSSNTAWERLTGPDIDDMKVTECADAFLTLLTTISDRYKHLPQPGHRLQFLDLQLELVDDWRVRLLQLLHENYEDPLTSLMPYILNTLHYVATVLEEWGVTVHFLQLHFFKKQFEAVENAIDRGSDVNENTGEIEGTVFDEAVVLLRRLEKQLINEISDSVALDVKAKSRAYRTDKWFAMQSSKEVASLSVTPSGCPMFQELATRLHTLHSVLALPLFNQAWKNLAAQFDQFLFEEVVLVNHFNSGGAEQLQYDILRNLFPLFGLYIDKPESYFPLIKEACILLNVLTGSVILLEEALNNNDKNASTEILADVGVHKMPTKLALKVIATRTDIIHI, from the exons ATggatataaaacaaaaaatcatacaaAAATTCAACGAACACTTGGGATcgaatttgaaaaatcttgaaGGAATTTATGATTTCCAAGAGCGTCTCAAAGCGGAGAAGGATGAGATTGAAAAATCA CTGTCAATGGCATCAACCACTGCTCCTTCCAAGGTAAAAGCAGTAGTTGAGAATGTAGAATGTGTCAGTTGTGAAGTCAAGCAGTTACAAAAAACTTGTTTAGATCTGAGTAAGATGATTGAGGAGACGTTTAGTGAAAACGACAAAAATTTAGAGCTACAAGAAGTTATTGACAAGATAGGGCAGCTTGACAAATCGTTATcctatttattctttataagatatatagaaaatattag tGATGAGATAGAGACATTTTTGTTATCTGGTGATGATCAGtctataataattctatatacgAGCTTGACAAACATCAGTTGCCAATTGCAAACATCTGTGTGTCATCACCTGGTCAGTTATGTCCATGAGACCTTACACTTTTGGCATAATCTAATCAAGGAAAAATTATCAAA GGAGTACAATGATTTATTGAAGACGTTGAAATGGCCTTTTTGTGGAACCAATGCCACTTTATTGAACGTACCTTTGCTAGAGACAATGACAAGATTTAAGATACTCATTGAATATCTCTTTCATCTGCAGTTACC AGAAGCAATGATAAAACCTGTAGTAACATCTGTGCTGTTAACAGACTTTGCACCAGTTAGTTTGCCAATCGCCTTTTTAGTACGTCCTCTCCGACAAAGATTCATTTATCATTTCACAGGAGCTAAATTGACAAACCGTCAAGATAAGCCAGAATGGTTCTTTACACAGATTTTAACATGGATCAAAGACCATGTTCAGTGGGTACAAAAGAACATTCAACCTGTAGCGGATTCTGGAGGTTTTGGACACTTAGATATTAAG GCTGAATTTATGCGCGCTCTAGTTCAGTTAGCCGTTGAGAAACTTCATTCCGAATTGCCCTTAGTGCAGTATGATGACACTCTATTTGCGCATTTGGTAGACGAAGCTTTAGGATTTGAAAGAGAGCTACGAGAGACTCTGTTATATCCGCAATCTCAGCCAGCTACCATTTTCGTTCTTACGCAAGCccatatttttgtaaaatggaTAAATATGGAGAAGAAAT ACGCGACTGAAAAAATGGATGCAATATTAAGTTCGAATACAGCGTGGGAAAGACTGACGGGTCCTGATATAGATGACATGAAAGTCACTGAATGCGCAGATGCCTTTCTCACACTGCTCACCACGATTTCTGATAGATATAAACATTTGCCACAGCCTGGACATAG ATTACAGTTTCTCGACTTGCAATTAGAATTGGTTGACGATTGGCGAGTACGATTGTTACAATTGCTACATGAAAATTATGAAGATCCATTAACGTCGCTTATGCCATATATTCTCAATACATTACATTATGTCGCAACCGTTTTGGAAGAATGGGGCGTGACTGTT CACTTCTTGCAGCTGCATTTCTTCAAGAAGCAATTCGAAGCTGTGGAAAATGCTATTGACAGAGGCAGCGACGTTAACGAGAACACCGGAGAAATAGAGGGAACTGTATTTGACGAGGCTGTAGTTCTCTTACGACGATTAGAGAAGCAACTGATAAATGAAATCAGCGATTCAGTTGCTTTAGATGTAAAGGCAAAAAGTAGAGCTTACAGGACGGATAA ATGGTTTGCGATGCAGTCTTCAAAAGAAGTTGCTTCATTATCAGTAACACCGAGTGGTTGTCCCATGTTCCAAGAACTAGCTACGCGTCTTCATACATTGCACAGTGTTCTTGCATTGCCGTTGTTTAATCAAGCTTGGAAGAATTTAGCCGCTCAATTTGATCAa TTTCTCTTCGAAGAAGTTGTACTTGTAAATCATTTCAATAGCGGCGGTGCCGAACAATTACAATACGATATTTTGAGGAACTTATTTCCATTATTTGGTTTGTACATTGACAAACCAGAATCGTACTTTCCTTT AATCAAGGAAGCATGTATACTTTTAAATGTCTTGACGGGTTCAGTAATATTGCTTGAAGAAGCGctaaataataatgacaaaaatGCATCGACAGAGATCTTAGCGGATGTTGGAGTACACAAAATGCCTACTAAACTTGCTCTAAAAGTAATAGCGACAAGGACAGACATTATCCATATATAA